In a genomic window of Acropora muricata isolate sample 2 chromosome 2, ASM3666990v1, whole genome shotgun sequence:
- the LOC136904242 gene encoding nucleotide-binding oligomerization domain-containing protein 2-like isoform X4: MASGPPNFASTQENTNYARLCRLLVDVGCTVLRDTFDSIHPPANLHVVLSSPSVSSILQSLRKKRVLNPLQWGKLFPAVASSVSSANFDVTLQIVLLRNICGLSPPVSTCSWDKLPPDSDNSTEANIVRIKWYRNDVYGHATKASVDDATFNVLWQKISRAVLALGSGYGAVISRMKTECMDPATEAHYEKLLSDWKKDDDISKEMHERTHDALGEIKEKQHKTYNALGEMRENQGRANIELGEVKENQERTNIQLGEVKENLERTNFKLGEVEEMVKQLQPCERSTKESLKDEQVSDPFDLKYISIIRKLYDDREGWLAPFPWCEEFRFNLDNIFTRLKFVSRKKERGIKTDVIVDMFQIFQPHQECSQPRRVLIEGQPGMGKTTYCQKIAYDWAKKRKHGESFPDVTVVLLLKCRDINCGLWEAIDDQLLPREVKEEDKERFFTFIWENQSKVLLLLDGLDELPRDHLLLYKDIIQGRVLPESYIVVTARHKVGVKVRECCHTLLEVEGFTKTDAEEFIRRYFKEEHLAEKLLNKLDTDETLQDLTRNPLNTALLCLLCEDFGGKFPESRTLLYLGIVECVLRRYRRKMKLPETSEDLLVLYEFELKQLGFIAMEGLHNDSMYFEESEFEGFSSNGLGFLSVEAGRSKRRPSRSYGFLHKSFQEFFAALCHCCQLLDGKISVDSLIADRRYFKKFEQVLMFTSGLLAQKCEGATKALIAGIATQVNLDEDFPEESLYVALDCINECKIEGTTFDKEMAQFFGSHLKLQTVDCEGLTKEVVAVCIETFKTNSTVTELYLCLGIIDDAIAAELAGMLKKNSTLTLLYLCDNEIGDVGADALAKGLKENSTLTSLYLADNQIGDVGANALAKGLKENSTLTSLNLCFNQIGDVGADALAKGLKENSTLTLLYLRQNQIGDVGADALVKAFKENSALTWLDLGDNQIGDVGANALAKGLKENSTLTWLDLSPNQIGDVGADALAKGLKENSTLTSLYLGGNQIGDVGADALAKGLKENSTLTSLYLGHNQIGDVGADALAKGLKENSTLTSLYLYHNQIGSVGADALAKGLKENSTLTWLNLEDNQIGDVGADALAKGLKENSTLTSLNLGRNQIGSVGADALAKGLKEKSPTSLWFW; encoded by the exons ATGGCATCTGGTCCAccaaactttgcttcaacacaaGAGAACACTAACTATGCACGTCTGTGTCGTCTTCTGGTTGATGTTGGATGTACAGTCCTTCGTGATACCTTTGACAGTATACACCCTCCAGCCAATTTACATGTGGTTTTGTCAAGTCCTTCAGTGTCATCCATTTTGCAGTCCTTAAGAAAGAAGAGAGTTTTGAATCCCTTGCAGTGGGGAAAGCTGTTCCCAGCTGTTGCTTCAAGTGTGTCATCAGCCAACTTTGATGTTACTCTTCAAATAGTACTTCTGAGAAATATATGTGGTTTGAGTCCACCTGTTAGCACTTGCAGCTGGGACAAGCTTCCCCCTGACTCTGATAACAGTACTGAAGCAAATATAGTGAGAATCAAGTGGTACAGAAATGATGTCTATGGCCACGCCACCAAGGCCTCAGTTGATGATGCAACATTCAATGTACTGTGGCAGAAAATCAGCCGTGCTGTCTTAGCACTTGGATCTGGTTATGGAGCTGTCATCAGCAGAATGAAAACTGAGTGCATGGATCCTGCTACTGAGGCTCACTATGAAAAATTACTGAGTGACTGGAAGAAAGATGATGATATCTCCAAGGAAATGCATG aaAGAACTCATGACGCACTTGGGGAGATCAAAG aaaaacaacacaaaacttACAATGCGCTTGGAGAGATGagag aaaatcaaggGAGAGCCAACATTGAGCTTGGAGAAgtgaaag aaaatcaagagagaACCAACATTCAGCTTGGAGAAGTGAAAG aaaatctagAGAGAACCAACTTTAAGCTTGGAGAAGTGGAAG AGATGGTGAAGCAGCTTCAGCCATGCGAAAGGAGCACCAAAGAATCTCTGAAAGATGAGCAAG tttcagatcCTTTTGACCTAAAATACATCAGCATTATTCGCAAGCTTTACGATGACCGTGAAGGATGGTTGGCACCTTTCCCGTGGTGCGAAGAGTTTCGATTCAATCTCGATAACATTTTTACCAGACTCAAGTTTGTCAGCAGAAAAAAAGAGCGAGGAATAAAAACTGATGTCATTGTTGAcatgtttcaaatatttcaacCGCATCAAGAATGTTCACAGCCGAGGAGGGTCTTGATTGAAGGGCAGCCAGGCATGGGAAAGACAACGTATTGTCAGAAGATTGCTTACGACTGGGCAAAGAAACGAAAACATGGTGAGTCATTTCCTGATGTTACTGTTGTGCTACTATTAAAATGCCGAGACATCAACTGTGGCCTATGGGAGGCTATTGATGACCAGCTTTTACCGAGAGAAGTGAAggaagaagacaaagaaagatTTTTCACGTTCATTTGGGAAAACCAGTCGAAGGTTTTACTGTTGCTTGACGGATTAGATGAGTTACCCAGGGACCATTTGTTGCTCTATAAAGACATCATACAAGGAAGAGTTCTTCCAGAGTCTTACATAGTGGTTACTGCACGACACAAAGTTGGAGTGAAGGTACGAGAATGCTGCCACACCCTGTTAGAGGTAGAAGGATTTACCAAGACTGATGCCGAAGAGTTCATTCGGAGATATTTCAAAGAAGAACATTTGGCAGAAAAGTTGTTGAACAAGCTGGACACTGACGAAACCCTACAAGACCTTACAAGAAATCCGTTAAACACAGCTCTTCTATGTCTCCTCTGCGAAGACTTTGGAGGAAAATTTCCCGAAAGTAGAACTCTGCTTTACCTTGGAATAGTTGAGTGCGTGCTGAGAAGGTATAGGCGAAAGATGAAATTACCAGAAACAAGTGAAGACCTCCTAGTATTATACGAATTTGAGCTGAAGCAACTTGGCTTTATCGCCATGGAAGGTTTGCACAATGATAGCATGTATTTTGAAGAGAGTGAATTTGAGGGTTTCTCAAGCAATGGCCTCGGATTTTTGTCAGTGGAAGCTGGACGAAGCAAACGAAGACCAAGTCGAAGCTATGGCTTCCTGCACAAGAGCTTTCAAGAATTCTTCGCAGCACTTTGTCACTGTTGTCAGCTTCTTGATGGGAAAATCTCTGTTGATAGCTTAATTGCTGACCGCAGATATTTTAAAAAGTTCGAGCAGGTGCTGATGTTCACGAGTGGTTTGTTGGCTCAAAAGTGCGAAGGAGCAACCAAGGCACTTATTGCTGGTATAGCTACTCAAGTCAACTTGGACGAAGATTTTCCGGAGGAAAGTCTGTACGTGGCATTGGATTGTATTAATGAATGCAAGATAGAGGGGACTACTTTTGACAAAGAAATGGCACAGTTTTTTGGCTCACATCTTAAACTTCAGACGGTTGATTGCGAAGG ATTGACCAAGGAAGTTGTTGCTGTGTGTATTGAAACCTTCAAAACGAATTCCACAGTTACAGAACTGTACCTCTGTCTTGGTATCATTGATGATGCAATTGCTGCTGAACTGGCTGggatgttgaaaaaaaattcaacgctgacattgCTGTACTTGTGTGATAATGAAATAGGcgacgttggcgctgatgcactggctaaaggattgaaagaaaattcaacgcttaCATCGCTGTACTTGGCTGATAATCAAATAGGCGATGTTGGCGCtaatgcactggctaaaggattgaaagaaaattcaacgctgacatcgctgaacTTGTGTTTtaatcaaataggcgacgttggcgctgatgcactggctaaaggattaaaagaaaattcaacgctgacattgCTGTACTTGCGTCAAaatcaaataggcgacgttggcgctgatgcactggttaaagcattcaaagaaaattcagcGCTGACATGGCTGGACTTGGGTGATAATCAAATAGGCGATGTTGGCGCtaatgcactggctaaaggattgaaagaaaattcaacgctgacatggCTGGACTTGTCTCCtaatcaaataggcgacgttggcgctgatgcactggctaaaggattaaaagaaaattcaacgctgacatcgctgtaCTTGGGTGGtaatcaaataggcgacgttggcgctgatgcactggctaaaggattaaaagaaaattcaacgctgacatcgctgtaCTTGGGTCataatcaaataggcgacgttggcgctgatgcactggctaaaggattgaaagaaaattcaacgctgacatcgctgtaCCTGTATCATAATCAAATTGGAAGtgttggcgctgatgcactggctaaaggattgaaagaaaattcaacgctgacatggCTGAACTTGGAAGataatcaaataggcgacgttggcgctgatgcactggctaaaggattgaaagaaaattcaacgctgacatcgctgaacTTGGGTCGTAATCAAATTGGAAGtgttggcgctgatgcactggctaaaggattgaaagaaaaatcgCCGACATCGCTGTGGTTTTGGTGA